In a genomic window of Wyeomyia smithii strain HCP4-BCI-WySm-NY-G18 chromosome 1, ASM2978416v1, whole genome shotgun sequence:
- the LOC129732990 gene encoding histone H1-II-like, with protein sequence MADTVAPVAAPVATSPAKTPKKAKASKGDAKKPKKPSTHPPVNDMVLAAIKTLKERNGSSLQAIKKYIAANYKCDVAKLAPFLKKALKSGVEKGKLVQTKGIGASGSFKVKADAKKAAGEKKAKKPKKETKVKKSAAGEKKKVAKKPKATAAKKAKAAPAKAAKKAAGVKKAAAPKQKPTKPSKTVAKKPKTPKPKKTAPAKKAAPKKTAAKK encoded by the coding sequence ATGGCTGATACTGTTGCTCCAGTTGCTGCTCCGGTCGCCACCTCTCCGGCCAAGACACCAAAGAAGGCCAAAGCGTCCAAGGGAGACGCCAAGAAACCGAAGAAGCCATCAACTCACCCACCAGTGAACGACATGGTTTTGGCCGCTATCAAGACCCTCAAGGAACGTAACGGATCCTCGCTGCAGGCCATCAAGAAGTACATCGCCGCCAACTACAAGTGCGATGTCGCCAAGTTGGCTCCGTTCCTAAAGAAGGCCCTGAAATCGGGTGTCGAGAAAGGAAAGCTGGTCCAAACTAAGGGAATTGGTGCTTCCGGTTCATTCAAGGTTAAGGCCGATGCGAAGAAAGCAGCTGGTGAGAAGAAGGCCAAGAAACCGAAGAAGGAAACCAAGGTCAAGAAATCCGCTGCTGGCGAAAAGAAAAAGGTTGCCAAGAAACCAAAGGCCACCGCTGCTAAGAAGGCCAAGGCAGCTCCTGCTAAAGCCGCCAAAAAGGCTGCTGGAGTGAAAAAAGCTGCTGCTCCCAAGCAGAAGCCCACGAAGCCGTCAAAGACCGTAGCCAAGAAACCGAAGACTCCCAAGCCAAAGAAGACTGCTCCGGCCAAGAAAGCTGCCCCGAAGAAAACCGCTGCCAAGAAGTAG
- the LOC129732997 gene encoding histone H3 translates to MARTKQTARKSTGGKAPRKQLATKAARKSAPATGGVKKPHRYRPGTVALREIRRYQKSTELLIRKLPFQRLVREIAQDFKTDLRFQSSAVMALQEASEAYLVGLFEDTNLCAIHAKRVTIMPKDIQLARRIRGERA, encoded by the coding sequence ATGGCCCGTACAAAGCAGACCGCTCGTAAATCCACTGGTGGAAAAGCTCCTCGTAAGCAGTTGGCCACCAAGGCAGCTCGTAAAAGTGCCCCGGCTACCGGAGGCGTGAAGAAGCCTCATCGTTATCGTCCCGGAACAGTCGCTCTGCGTGAAATCCGTCGTTATCAGAAGTCGACTGAGCTGCTGATTCGCAAGCTTCCGTTCCAGCGTTTGGTCCGTGAAATTGCCCAGGACTTCAAAACCGATTTGCGTTTCCAAAGCTCTGCCGTTATGGCTTTACAGGAAGCTAGCGAGGCTTATCTGGTTGGTCTTTTCGAAGATACCAATCTGTGTGCCATCCACGCCAAACGTGTCACCATTATGCCAAAGGACATCCAGCTGGCTCGTCGTATCCGTGGTGAACGTGCTTAA
- the LOC129720513 gene encoding uncharacterized protein K02A2.6-like, producing the protein MVEVEKLKISPYLCVSDSSLKEITMETDGVIFRGDRILVPHVLRRKLIDKCHVSHNGLEATLKLARANLFWPGMSSQIKDVLKQCATCSKFAPSQPNPPLMSHSIPVYPFQLVSMDVFFAENQGAKLKLLVTVDHYSDFFEVDELQDLTPDSVIKACKRNFARHGLPQRVIFDNGTNFVNAKMLTFAREWDFEVVTSAPHHQQANGGSEAAVKIAKRLLKKANESGVEFCYALLHWRNIPNKIGSSPAARLFSTRCGVPSSAMRLFPNVIRDVPAAIELNRKSYKYHYDKRTRVLPDLQIGSPVYVQLHPEKSKQWTPGKVSNHFNDRSYQVVNSNANQRIELSDVVFGQISSSLKLATEYVAKADLPLLEIATHFGEDFH; encoded by the exons ATGGTGGAGGTGGAAAAGCTGAAAATAAGTCCATATTTGTGCGTTTCGGATAGTAGTTTGAAAGAGATTACGATGGAGACCG ATGGTGTCATTTTCCGCGGTGATCGTATTTTAGTTCCGCACGTTCTGCGGCGGAAGCTGATAGACAAATGTCATGTCAGCCATAATGGATTGGAAGCCACTCTAAAACTCGCCAGGGCCAATTTGTTCTGGCCAGGAATGTCTTCGCAGATTAAAGATGTCCTTAAACAATGTGCCACTTGCTCTAAGTTCGCCCCGTCGCAGCCGAATCCTCCACTAATGAGCCATTCCATTCCAGTATATCCATTTCAGCTGGTTTCTATGGATGTGTTTTTCGCCGAGAACCAAGGTGCTAAACTTAAACTTCTAGTCACTGTTGACCATTATTCGGATTTTTTTGAAGTGGATGAGTTACAAGACCTGACACCGGACTCCGTCATCAAAGCGTGCAAACGAAATTTTGCACGTCATGGACTACCTCAGCGGGTGATTTTTGATAACGGTACGAACTTTGTCAACGCGAAAATGTTGACCTTCGCTCGCGAATGGGATTTTGAGGTGGTAACTTCAGCTCCCCATCATCAACAAGCCAACGGTGGATCGGAGGCTGCCGTGAAAATTGCCAAACGGTTGCTTAAAAAAGCAAACGAATCAGGAGTTGAATTTTGTTACGCACTCCTGCATTGGAGGAATATTCCAAATAAGATTGGATCAAGTCCAGCAGCTCGTTTATTTTCTACGCGTTGTGGAGTACCGTCGTCGGCAATGCGCCTATTTCCAAACGTTATCAGAGATGTTCCTGCGGCAATAGAACTGAACCGAAAGTCCTACAAATATCACTATGATAAAAGGACTCGTGTATTACCAGATTTGCAGATCGGCTCACCTGTGTATGTCCAATTACATCCGGAAAAATCCAAACAGTGGACTCCTGGAAAAGTTTCAAACCACTTTAACGACCGATCCTATCAA gTTGTCAACTCTAATGCGAATCAGCGTATTGAGCTCAGTGACGTGGTTTTTGGCCAGATCTCCAGTTCTTTGAAACTGGCGACGGAATATGTTGCTAAAGCGGATTTGCCACTATTGGAGATTGCCACACATTTCGGTGAAGATTTCCATTAG
- the LOC129733072 gene encoding histone H2A gives MSGRGKGGKVKGKAKSRSSRAGLQFPVGRIHRLLRKGNYAERVGAGAPVYLAAVMEYLAAEVLELAGNAARDNKKTRIIPRHLQLAIRNDEELNKLLSGVTIAQGGVLPNIQAVLLPKKTEKKA, from the coding sequence ATGTCTGGACGTGGTAAAGGCGGCAAAGTTAAGGGAAAGGCAAAGTCCCGTTCGTCTCGAGCTGGTCTGCAGTTCCCGGTTGGACGTATCCACCGTTTGCTGCGGAAAGGAAACTATGCCGAACGAGTTGGTGCTGGTGCTCCCGTGTATTTGGCAGCAGTAATGGAATATTTGGCTGCTGAAGTTTTGGAGTTGGCAGGAAATGCAGCTCGTGACAATAAGAAGACCCGTATTATCCCGCGTCATCTGCAGTTGGCCATCCGTAACGACGAGGAACTGAACAAGCTTTTGTCTGGTGTTACCATTGCCCAGGGAGGCGTCTTGCCGAACATTCAAGCCGTGTTGCTGCCCAAGAAGACCGAAAAGAAAGCTTAA
- the LOC129732951 gene encoding uncharacterized protein LOC129732951 produces the protein MADQAARESLECHGLARIQGNLGNAGVKFEDFWYFKANIGELQCILPDLRDRMDFLRCLKYIVADKECQTNLPAPICAHESLLSICERSESGRKFLDIVNNNNESNICTPECRKYIKDAVVEYFLVLKNGKIFASDFTQMAQIICNQLPREDPRTWYTPRTQNQAAGGLLYTRYKYVQQHDTRFKKSVKHPSAAAPVIEQQTGNTTQFQDHWNLLSVDERDQCLDNCGLQTNSSQLC, from the exons ATGGCAGATCAAGCGGCTCGAGAATCCCTCGAGTGCCACGGGTTGGCTCGTATTCAGGGAAATCTTGGAAATGCAGGAGTAAAATTTGAAGATTTCTGGTACTTTAAAGCAAACATCGGGGAGCTCCAATGTATATTGCCAGACTTGAGGGACAGGATGGATTTCCTTCGATGTTTAAAGTACATCGTAGCAGACAAAGAGTGCCAAACCAATTTACCAGCGCCGATTTGCGCACATGAA AGTTTGCTAAGCATTTGTGAGCGATCAGAATCAGGACGTAAATTCCTTGACATTGTCAACAATAACAATGAAAGTAATATCTGTACACCGGAATGCCGGAAATATATTAAAGATGCTGTTGTTGAATATTTCCTCgttttgaaaaatggaaaaattttcgCTTCGGATTTCACTCAAATGGCACAAATTATATGCAATCAATTGCCGAGGGAAGATCCTCGCACTTGGTACACTCCAAGAACTCAAAACCAAGCAGCCGGAGGGCTACTTTACACTCGGTACAAATATGTTCAACAACACGATACAAGATTCAAGAAAAGCGTGAAACATCCATCAGCAGCGGCTCCAGTAATCGAACAACAGACTGGAAACACAACACAATTTCAGGATCACTGGAACCTCTTAAGTGTGGATGAACGTGATCAATGCCTAG ATAACTGTGGACTTCAAACGAATTCATCTCAATTATGTTAG
- the LOC129733125 gene encoding histone H2B-like codes for MPPKASGKAAKKSGKAQKNIAKGDKKKKKPRRKESYAIYIYKVLKQVHPDTGISSKAMSIMNSFVNDIFERIAAEASRLAHYNKRSTITSREVQTSVRLLLPGELAKHAVSEGTKAVTKYTSSK; via the coding sequence ATGCCACCAAAAGCTAGTGGAAAGGCCGCTAAGAAGTCTGGCAAGGCCCAGAAGAACATCGCGAAGGGtgacaagaagaagaagaagccaCGTCGTAAGGAAAGTTACGCTATCTACATTTACAAAGTCCTGAAACAGGTTCACCCGGACACCGGAATTTCGTCGAAGGCCATGAGCATCATGAACAGCtttgtgaacgatattttcGAACGGATTGCTGCCGAAGCTTCTCGTCTGGCTCATTACAACAAGCGATCCACCATCACTTCTCGTGAGGTACAGACCTCTGTCCGTCTGTTGTTGCCAGGAGAATTGGCCAAACACGCTGTCTCTGAGGGTACCAAGGCTGTGACCAAGTACACCAGTTCCAAGTAA
- the LOC129733209 gene encoding histone H4 has protein sequence MTGRGKGGKGLGKGGAKRHRKVLRDNIQGITKPAIRRLARRGGVKRISGLIYEETRGVLKVFLENVIRDAVTYTEHAKRKTVTAMDVVYALKRQGRTLYGFGG, from the coding sequence ATGACTGGTCGTGGTAAAGGAGGAAAAGGACTCGGCAAAGGAGGCGCTAAGCGTCATCGCAAGGTTCTTCGTGATAACATCCAGGGAATTACCAAGCCTGCTATTCGTCGTCTGGCGCGTCGTGGAGGTGTCAAGCGTATTTCTGGTTTGATTTACGAAGAAACTCGAGGTGTGCTGAAAGTTTTCCTGGAAAACGTGATTCGAGATGCTGTTACCTATACTGAACATGCCAAGCGAAAAACCGTCACCGCCATGGATGTCGTGTATGCACTGAAACGCCAGGGACGCACTCTATACGGATTTGGAGGTTAA